Proteins found in one Seonamhaeicola sp. S2-3 genomic segment:
- the moeB gene encoding HesA/MoeB/ThiF family protein has translation MNRYNRHIILSEIGPKGQEKLNKAKVLVIGAGGLGCPILQYLTAAGIGKLGIIDFDVVEISNLQRQVLFGKSSLGKNKALAAKHQLENLNDEIKITAYPETLNYKNALELFNLYDIIVDGSDNFETRYLVNDACIITNKPLVFGAIYKFEGQVSVFNYNNGPSYRCLFPTRPKKDTIPNCSEIGVLGVLPGIIGSMQANEVIKIILGIGEVLSGKLLCYHSLSNQISTLKINKNKKLINEILESASNFKNRTLKIDCNSNIETSIREIINKKNIQIIDVREPDEQPKIEGLNIKNMPLSTLQFNLNYFQNNKTKYLFCQSGIRSKKAVEYLKSQNITNCYSLVEGALDIKNYLKNQLKEQTNAK, from the coding sequence ATGAATAGATATAACCGACATATTATTTTATCTGAAATTGGTCCAAAAGGACAAGAAAAACTGAATAAAGCTAAAGTTTTAGTTATTGGTGCTGGAGGTTTGGGTTGCCCTATTTTACAGTACTTAACAGCGGCTGGAATTGGAAAATTGGGTATTATTGATTTTGATGTGGTTGAAATATCAAACCTGCAACGTCAAGTCTTATTTGGTAAATCTTCACTAGGCAAAAACAAAGCTCTAGCTGCAAAACACCAATTAGAAAATTTAAATGATGAGATAAAAATCACGGCATACCCAGAAACTCTTAACTATAAAAATGCACTGGAGTTATTTAATTTATACGATATTATTGTTGACGGTTCTGATAATTTTGAAACGCGTTATTTAGTAAACGATGCTTGTATCATCACCAATAAACCACTTGTTTTTGGTGCCATTTACAAGTTTGAAGGGCAAGTATCGGTTTTTAATTATAATAACGGACCATCTTATAGATGCTTATTCCCTACTCGACCCAAAAAAGATACTATTCCTAACTGCTCAGAAATTGGGGTTTTAGGAGTTTTACCAGGAATTATTGGTTCTATGCAAGCCAACGAAGTTATTAAAATTATTCTAGGTATAGGTGAAGTTTTATCAGGTAAATTACTGTGTTATCATTCGCTTTCAAATCAAATTTCAACTTTAAAAATCAATAAAAATAAAAAGCTTATAAATGAAATTTTAGAATCAGCATCAAACTTCAAAAACAGAACCTTAAAAATTGATTGTAATTCTAATATTGAAACTTCAATAAGAGAAATCATCAACAAAAAAAACATTCAAATTATAGATGTTAGAGAACCTGATGAGCAACCAAAAATTGAAGGTTTAAACATCAAAAACATGCCTTTAAGCACTTTGCAATTCAACTTAAACTATTTTCAAAACAACAAAACTAAGTACCTTTTTTGTCAGTCTGGAATACGAAGCAAGAAAGCTGTAGAATACCTAAAATCCCAAAATATTACAAACTGTTACAGCCTTGTAGAAGGGGCGTTAGACATTAAAAATTATTTAAAAAATCAACTTAAAGAGCAAACAAATGCCAAATAA
- a CDS encoding molybdenum cofactor biosynthesis protein MoaE → MPNKKIKNVFKAGPISSEFIGNSIYKHQTKTSIGAHNIFLGQVRADKVDGKTVSAIEYTAYEDMANQKFHEIREAAFEKFNLTCMHIYHSLGTVKVGEICLFVFVSSPRRKVVFEALEFIVEAIKADVPVFGKEIFEDNTHQWKVNN, encoded by the coding sequence ATGCCAAATAAAAAAATAAAAAACGTTTTTAAAGCAGGTCCCATTTCTTCAGAGTTTATAGGTAATTCTATCTATAAACACCAAACAAAAACAAGTATTGGAGCCCATAATATTTTCTTAGGACAAGTTAGAGCAGACAAGGTAGATGGAAAAACAGTCTCTGCCATAGAATATACTGCTTACGAAGACATGGCAAACCAAAAATTTCATGAGATTAGAGAAGCCGCTTTTGAAAAATTTAATTTAACCTGCATGCATATTTACCACAGTTTAGGCACGGTTAAAGTAGGAGAAATATGCTTGTTTGTTTTTGTATCATCACCAAGACGAAAAGTAGTTTTTGAAGCTCTGGAATTTATTGTTGAAGCCATTAAGGCCGATGTGCCTGTTTTTGGAAAAGAAATTTTTGAAGATAACACTCACCAGTGGAAAGTAAATAATTGA
- a CDS encoding four helix bundle protein: MKDALKKRTKLFAHNCIKITQLLPNNYLANHIKGQLIRCSTSVAANYRATCIAQSKPSFIAKISIVIEEVDESNFWLEFALDEKLIHEDKINYLLKESQELTAIFMASRKTASR; the protein is encoded by the coding sequence ATGAAGGATGCATTAAAAAAACGCACTAAATTATTTGCTCACAATTGTATAAAAATAACACAACTGTTACCAAATAACTACCTCGCAAATCATATCAAAGGGCAACTTATTAGATGTTCAACCTCTGTAGCTGCAAATTATAGAGCCACTTGCATTGCACAATCTAAACCTAGTTTTATTGCTAAAATTAGTATAGTTATTGAAGAAGTAGATGAATCTAATTTTTGGCTTGAATTTGCTTTAGATGAAAAATTAATTCATGAAGACAAAATAAATTATTTACTTAAAGAATCTCAAGAGTTAACAGCAATCTTTATGGCTTCCAGAAAAACAGCTAGTAGGTAA
- the moaCB gene encoding bifunctional molybdenum cofactor biosynthesis protein MoaC/MoaB produces the protein MVDITHKNTTLRTATAQAVVSVSKPETIEAIKNDTVPKGNVFAMSKAAGLLGVKRTPDILPDCHPLPIEFTGVDYEINGLEITVFFTVKTIYKTGVEVEAMHGASVVALNMYDMLKPIDKGIEIHTIKLLKKKGGKSDFKDKFRSHLTAAVVVCSDTISAGHKEDKAGKAIIEKLKSCDISISEYVIIPDEKDSIQKKAKTYQEQGIDMVIYTGGTGLSGRDVTPEALLPLLDRRIPGIEEAIRSYGQERTPYSMLSRSIAGTIKNTLILALPGSTNGAKESMDAIFPAVLHSFRILKGARHD, from the coding sequence ATGGTAGATATAACACACAAAAACACCACACTTAGAACCGCCACCGCCCAAGCCGTTGTTTCGGTAAGTAAACCCGAAACCATTGAAGCTATTAAGAATGATACCGTACCCAAAGGCAACGTTTTTGCTATGAGTAAAGCGGCAGGTTTATTAGGTGTAAAACGCACCCCAGATATTTTACCAGATTGCCATCCACTTCCTATTGAGTTTACAGGGGTTGACTATGAAATTAACGGATTAGAAATCACGGTGTTTTTCACTGTAAAAACCATTTACAAAACGGGTGTTGAAGTTGAAGCAATGCACGGAGCAAGTGTAGTGGCATTAAACATGTACGATATGCTAAAACCCATTGATAAAGGCATTGAAATTCATACAATAAAACTTTTGAAAAAGAAAGGTGGAAAATCCGATTTTAAAGATAAGTTTAGAAGCCACTTAACCGCTGCTGTTGTAGTGTGTAGCGACACTATTTCGGCTGGTCATAAAGAAGATAAAGCTGGTAAAGCTATTATTGAAAAACTAAAATCTTGTGACATTAGTATATCTGAATATGTTATCATTCCCGATGAAAAAGATAGTATTCAGAAAAAAGCAAAAACTTATCAGGAACAAGGTATCGATATGGTGATTTACACTGGAGGCACCGGACTTTCAGGTAGAGATGTTACTCCTGAAGCCCTACTACCATTGCTTGATAGAAGAATTCCTGGTATTGAAGAAGCTATTAGAAGCTACGGACAAGAACGAACTCCATATTCTATGCTATCTAGAAGTATTGCTGGAACTATTAAAAACACGTTAATTTTAGCGTTACCAGGGTCTACAAACGGTGCAAAAGAATCTATGGATGCTATTTTTCCTGCTGTATTACACAGTTTTAGAATATTAAAAGGTGCTAGACATGATTAG
- the moaA gene encoding GTP 3',8-cyclase MoaA, producing the protein MNNETKILQDSHGRNHTYLRISLTERCNLRCTYCMPEAGIPLSPKSHLMTYEEVFDIAKIFVKHGVTKIRLTGGEPLVRKDFSVILEKLALLPVELSITSNAVIIDRFIDVLKTNDVKNINVSLDSLNRDKFTHITRRNQFDKVYNNILLLIKKGFHVKLNAVLMKGFNDDEIINFINFTKDLPISVRFIEFMPFDGNKWDMSKMVSYADIMKYVNDSFLENNVIKLQDAPNDTSKNYKIKDYKGSFAIISSVTNPFCDSCNRLRLTANGQLKNCLFSSTESDLLTTLRGGKPIEQVIKKAVFAKLKVRGGMDTLNKLQKPHLHSKNRSMITIGG; encoded by the coding sequence ATGAATAACGAAACAAAAATATTACAAGATTCTCATGGTAGAAATCATACTTATTTGCGTATTTCACTTACTGAAAGATGTAATTTAAGGTGTACCTATTGCATGCCAGAAGCGGGTATTCCGCTATCACCAAAAAGCCATTTAATGACTTACGAAGAAGTTTTTGATATAGCTAAAATCTTTGTAAAACATGGTGTAACTAAAATAAGATTAACTGGTGGCGAACCTTTAGTTAGGAAAGATTTCTCTGTAATCTTAGAAAAATTGGCGTTGTTACCTGTGGAGTTATCCATAACATCAAACGCTGTGATTATTGACAGATTTATTGATGTTTTAAAAACCAATGATGTTAAAAATATAAATGTAAGTTTAGATTCACTCAATAGAGATAAGTTCACACACATCACCCGAAGAAATCAATTTGATAAAGTATACAACAACATTTTACTTTTAATTAAAAAAGGCTTTCATGTTAAATTAAATGCAGTTTTAATGAAAGGATTTAATGACGATGAAATCATTAATTTCATAAATTTCACTAAAGACTTACCTATTTCTGTACGGTTTATAGAATTCATGCCTTTTGATGGTAATAAATGGGACATGAGTAAAATGGTATCGTATGCAGACATTATGAAATATGTGAATGACTCTTTTCTTGAAAATAATGTTATCAAGCTACAAGACGCTCCCAACGACACATCAAAAAACTATAAAATTAAAGATTACAAAGGAAGTTTTGCCATTATAAGTTCAGTAACCAATCCGTTTTGCGATTCGTGCAACAGATTACGTTTAACTGCCAATGGGCAACTAAAAAACTGTTTGTTTTCTTCTACAGAATCAGATTTGTTAACCACTTTAAGAGGAGGGAAACCTATTGAACAAGTTATAAAAAAAGCGGTTTTTGCAAAATTAAAAGTACGTGGAGGGATGGATACATTAAACAAATTGCAAAAACCGCACCTCCATAGTAAAAACCGTAGTATGATAACTATAGGAGGTTAA
- a CDS encoding Hsp20/alpha crystallin family protein has translation MLQIDKKVIQSISFSYRYANRKQPDLRTSETDTTFHYELKIPGYVKEDFVFYIAGSNLVITTDKSKINKENEIEERKHNYCYPSAYFKMKISLPNDIVRDRISVNYVNEVLSFDLFKK, from the coding sequence ATGTTACAGATTGATAAAAAAGTTATCCAATCAATAAGTTTTTCCTATAGGTATGCTAATAGGAAACAACCAGATTTAAGAACCTCTGAAACAGACACAACTTTTCATTATGAATTAAAAATACCAGGTTATGTTAAAGAAGATTTTGTTTTTTATATAGCTGGTAGTAATCTAGTTATTACAACAGATAAAAGTAAAATTAATAAGGAAAATGAAATTGAAGAAAGAAAGCATAATTATTGTTATCCTTCGGCATATTTTAAAATGAAAATTTCTTTGCCAAATGATATTGTTAGAGACAGAATATCGGTAAATTACGTTAACGAAGTTTTAAGTTTTGATTTATTTAAGAAATGA
- a CDS encoding rubredoxin domain-containing protein produces the protein MDERYRLMINGGVLSPAELKYICEAAEALGLNAISFGSRQDIIFPEKINETKFTQFNKIKFVKPKRDKVENIASSYVSAEILASTSWLTSDKYLYVLEQFKYTPKLRINVTDPKQRLVPLFTGNVNFIASEHEDYWYLYVRLPNWKKTVMYPALIYSWDMDKIEKAIENILIEEPETIETVFELVSDAVDTNNRTVDKPLNIPFYPFPYYEGMNRIGTDRYWLGLYWRNNRYDVSFLKAMCDLCSENKIGKISITPWKSFIVKGIPEKSKLQWEKLLGKFGINVRHSMLEMNWHVPVNNKEALNLKKYLVTNFDQNDISTYGLTFGITKYNSDTYNFTSIVIEKNRPPENIGNFKIRDTYNLLYAKNFDPNTREYIMHVQDVDKVELPGLLMELSKLYFEQLGNERDNKETQETKKEVIEEHVYQCTDCLTVYSETYGDISQNIPPNTPFETLPETYKCSLCEAPKTSLKKKVLVKQV, from the coding sequence ATGGACGAAAGATATAGGTTAATGATAAACGGAGGAGTTTTATCTCCTGCAGAATTAAAATACATTTGTGAAGCTGCAGAAGCGTTAGGGTTAAATGCCATATCTTTTGGGTCGCGTCAAGACATTATTTTCCCAGAAAAAATTAATGAAACTAAATTTACCCAGTTTAATAAAATTAAGTTTGTAAAGCCCAAAAGAGATAAAGTAGAAAATATAGCCTCGTCTTATGTTTCTGCTGAGATTTTAGCTAGTACCTCATGGCTTACAAGTGATAAGTACTTGTATGTTTTAGAACAGTTTAAATATACTCCAAAGCTGCGTATAAATGTCACAGACCCCAAACAGAGATTAGTGCCATTATTTACAGGAAATGTAAATTTTATAGCCTCAGAGCATGAAGACTATTGGTATTTGTATGTAAGACTTCCAAATTGGAAGAAAACCGTTATGTATCCAGCTCTTATTTATAGTTGGGATATGGACAAAATTGAAAAAGCTATAGAAAACATTCTAATAGAAGAACCAGAAACTATAGAAACTGTTTTTGAATTGGTTAGTGATGCTGTTGATACCAATAATAGAACCGTTGATAAACCTCTAAATATTCCTTTTTATCCTTTTCCTTACTACGAAGGAATGAACCGTATTGGAACAGACCGCTATTGGCTTGGGTTGTATTGGAGAAATAACCGGTATGATGTATCTTTTCTAAAAGCCATGTGTGATTTGTGTTCTGAAAATAAGATTGGGAAAATATCCATTACACCATGGAAATCTTTTATAGTTAAGGGTATTCCAGAGAAATCAAAGTTACAATGGGAGAAACTTTTAGGTAAATTTGGTATTAATGTAAGGCACTCTATGTTAGAAATGAATTGGCATGTTCCTGTAAATAACAAAGAAGCCTTAAATTTAAAAAAATACCTAGTTACTAACTTTGACCAAAATGATATTAGTACCTATGGTTTAACCTTTGGAATCACTAAATATAACAGTGATACTTATAACTTCACATCTATAGTTATTGAAAAAAATAGACCACCAGAAAATATAGGAAATTTCAAAATAAGAGATACATATAATTTACTATACGCTAAAAACTTCGACCCCAATACCAGAGAATACATTATGCATGTTCAAGATGTTGATAAAGTAGAACTTCCGGGGCTATTAATGGAGTTAAGCAAACTGTATTTTGAGCAATTAGGCAATGAAAGAGATAATAAAGAAACACAAGAAACAAAAAAAGAAGTTATTGAAGAACATGTTTATCAATGTACTGATTGTTTAACGGTTTATAGTGAAACGTATGGTGATATTAGTCAAAATATACCACCAAACACTCCGTTTGAAACATTACCCGAAACCTACAAATGCTCACTTTGTGAAGCACCTAAAACTAGCTTAAAAAAGAAGGTTTTGGTAAAACAAGTGTGA
- a CDS encoding nitrate reductase, translating into MVQNEVKTTCSYCGVGCGIIVKKDNNNKVIVEGDKEHPVNKGMLCSKGRNLHYVVNDTSDRILYPEMRWSRSHPRERVSWNDALDRAASVFKSIIKKHGPDSVGFYVSGQSLTEEYYIANKLTKGFLGTNNIDTNSRLCMSSAVVGYKKAFGEDSVPISYADIELADTFLITGANPAWCHPILFRRLEKHKEENPDIKIIVVDPRKTDTARFADLHLQILPGTDIILYNAIGRRLYEQGLIDENFINNHTEGFRAYKEQIFKTKLSVASKLCGIDQKDIKKAADIIGLSKGFISMWAMGLNQSVVGVNKNIALLNLSLITGQVGKPGSGPFSLTGQPNAMGGREVGGMANLLAVHKDLMNEEHRREVAQFWGVEKINPKPGLTATEMFDALESGKLKAVWIACTNPLVSLPNTHKIEKAMKNAKFVVVQDISHRADTVAYADLVLPAAGWLEKEGTMTNSERRISYLPKEINPPGEARPDVEIFCDFAQRMGFRGFNYSSTEEIYDEYCAMTKGTNIDVSYLNYDRLKNEGTFQWPVNQYRHEGTPRLFQDKVFYTPSKKAVFNVATTIENTSALPNADYPLILTTGRVRDQWHTMTKTGKVSRLKTHYPKPVLEINPVDAFLNKIKNGDITEIKGENGKVRVRAKVTEDIKKGVVFLPMHWGKQLQNDLNRANNLTNTHVDPLSKEPDFKFTRVAVSKYEKQKDKILIAGAGAAAFRFIQDYREYNQKDEIHVFSKEPNLFYNRVLLPEYVTEELTWEQLLKIKKLELDKLNVHLHPETLITKVNSEEKLVTDSNNETHSYDKLILATGSRAFIPRDVQIDLPGRFTMRNKSDADEFKLYLEATGLPPEEQHVAIVGGGLLGLELAAALKHKNVKVTIVQRGSRLMERQLDKVSSKLLALDVQERGIQVYFDNEVSTVFDDEETGELNISLKSGKLFTANAIVYAIGTIPNIEIAKENGIKCGRGIIVNQHLQSSNPDIFAIGEIAEFKNKLFGITSAAEEQANVLANFIAGDISSFYNGSVLMNILKFNDLNLCSIGEIDVPENDPSYEEVIFTDISKRYYKKCIVKDDLLVGAVLMGDKNEFAEFKTLIESKIEMSEKRDTLLRGASNDKPVIGKLICSCSQVGAGNIEEAIAGGCTDFTELCKQTGAGLGCGSCKTEVREILHKAKTLA; encoded by the coding sequence ATGGTTCAAAATGAAGTAAAAACAACATGCTCTTATTGCGGAGTTGGATGTGGAATTATCGTTAAAAAAGATAATAACAACAAAGTTATTGTTGAAGGCGATAAAGAGCATCCTGTAAACAAGGGAATGCTATGCTCTAAAGGAAGAAACTTGCATTATGTTGTAAATGATACTTCAGATAGAATTTTATATCCTGAAATGCGTTGGAGTCGTTCTCATCCTAGAGAGCGTGTTAGTTGGAATGATGCCTTAGATAGAGCAGCAAGCGTTTTTAAATCAATTATAAAAAAACACGGGCCTGATAGTGTTGGCTTTTATGTTTCAGGACAAAGTTTAACTGAAGAATATTATATAGCAAATAAGCTTACTAAAGGATTTTTAGGAACCAATAATATTGATACTAATTCAAGACTTTGTATGAGTTCTGCGGTAGTAGGTTATAAAAAGGCCTTTGGAGAAGATAGTGTGCCCATTTCTTATGCAGATATAGAATTAGCAGATACTTTTTTAATTACAGGAGCAAACCCTGCATGGTGTCATCCCATTTTATTCCGAAGATTAGAAAAACATAAAGAAGAGAACCCCGATATAAAAATTATAGTAGTAGACCCTCGTAAAACAGATACCGCGCGTTTTGCAGATTTACATTTACAAATTCTTCCAGGAACAGATATTATACTTTATAATGCCATAGGAAGGCGTTTGTATGAACAAGGGCTTATAGACGAAAATTTTATAAATAACCACACAGAAGGTTTTAGAGCATATAAAGAGCAAATATTTAAAACAAAGCTAAGTGTTGCCTCAAAATTATGTGGTATAGACCAAAAAGATATAAAGAAAGCAGCCGATATTATTGGGCTTTCTAAAGGGTTTATTAGTATGTGGGCTATGGGACTTAATCAAAGTGTGGTTGGTGTAAATAAGAACATAGCCCTTTTAAACCTTTCTTTAATTACAGGACAGGTAGGAAAACCTGGTTCAGGACCATTTTCGCTTACAGGACAACCAAATGCTATGGGTGGACGTGAAGTTGGTGGAATGGCAAACCTTTTAGCGGTTCATAAAGATTTAATGAATGAAGAACATAGAAGAGAAGTAGCGCAATTTTGGGGAGTTGAAAAAATAAATCCTAAACCCGGATTAACCGCAACCGAAATGTTTGATGCTTTAGAATCTGGAAAACTAAAAGCAGTTTGGATAGCTTGTACCAATCCATTAGTGAGTTTACCAAACACTCACAAGATTGAAAAAGCCATGAAAAATGCCAAATTTGTTGTAGTTCAGGATATTTCTCATAGAGCAGATACGGTTGCTTATGCAGATTTAGTATTGCCTGCTGCGGGTTGGTTAGAAAAGGAAGGTACTATGACAAATTCTGAACGTAGAATTTCATATCTGCCTAAAGAAATTAATCCACCAGGTGAAGCAAGACCAGATGTTGAAATTTTCTGTGACTTTGCGCAACGTATGGGTTTTAGAGGTTTCAATTATAGCTCAACAGAAGAAATATATGACGAGTATTGTGCCATGACTAAGGGTACCAATATTGATGTATCATATTTAAATTACGATCGATTAAAAAACGAAGGTACTTTTCAATGGCCTGTTAATCAATACAGGCATGAAGGAACACCGCGTTTGTTTCAAGATAAAGTGTTTTATACACCTTCAAAAAAAGCTGTTTTTAATGTTGCTACAACTATAGAAAATACTTCTGCACTTCCAAATGCTGATTATCCTCTTATTTTAACTACCGGACGTGTTAGAGATCAATGGCATACCATGACAAAAACCGGAAAGGTATCAAGATTAAAAACACATTACCCAAAACCTGTTTTAGAAATTAATCCTGTTGATGCCTTTTTAAATAAAATTAAAAATGGAGATATTACCGAAATAAAAGGTGAAAATGGTAAAGTAAGAGTACGTGCAAAAGTTACTGAAGATATTAAAAAAGGAGTTGTGTTTTTACCCATGCACTGGGGAAAACAATTACAAAATGATTTAAACAGAGCTAACAATTTAACCAATACACATGTAGATCCCCTTTCAAAAGAACCCGATTTTAAGTTTACAAGAGTAGCAGTTTCTAAATATGAAAAACAAAAAGATAAAATACTAATTGCAGGAGCAGGAGCTGCGGCGTTTAGATTTATTCAAGATTATAGGGAATACAATCAAAAAGATGAAATTCATGTGTTCTCTAAAGAACCTAACTTATTTTATAACAGAGTGTTGTTGCCAGAGTATGTGACAGAAGAATTAACATGGGAACAATTGCTTAAAATTAAAAAATTAGAGCTGGATAAATTAAATGTTCATTTACATCCAGAAACCTTAATTACTAAAGTTAATTCAGAAGAAAAATTAGTAACAGATAGTAATAACGAAACACATTCTTATGATAAATTAATATTGGCAACGGGTAGTAGAGCGTTTATACCAAGAGATGTTCAAATAGATTTACCAGGTAGATTTACTATGCGTAACAAAAGTGATGCCGATGAATTTAAATTGTATTTAGAAGCCACCGGATTACCACCAGAAGAACAGCATGTGGCTATTGTTGGTGGCGGACTTTTAGGATTAGAATTAGCGGCTGCTTTAAAGCATAAAAATGTAAAAGTAACTATCGTGCAACGCGGTTCTCGATTAATGGAGCGCCAATTAGATAAAGTGTCAAGTAAATTATTAGCACTAGATGTTCAAGAACGCGGTATTCAAGTTTATTTTGATAATGAAGTAAGTACTGTTTTTGATGACGAAGAAACAGGTGAACTTAATATTAGTTTAAAGAGTGGAAAGCTTTTTACAGCCAATGCCATTGTATATGCTATAGGAACCATTCCTAACATAGAAATTGCTAAAGAAAATGGTATTAAATGTGGTAGAGGTATTATTGTAAATCAACATTTACAATCTTCAAACCCAGATATTTTTGCCATTGGAGAAATAGCAGAATTTAAAAATAAACTCTTCGGAATTACATCAGCGGCAGAAGAACAAGCTAATGTATTGGCTAATTTTATAGCGGGAGATATTAGTAGTTTTTATAATGGTTCGGTTTTAATGAATATTTTAAAATTCAACGATTTAAATCTATGCAGTATAGGTGAAATTGATGTGCCAGAAAATGACCCCAGCTATGAAGAAGTTATTTTTACAGACATTTCTAAACGGTATTACAAAAAGTGTATTGTAAAAGACGATTTACTGGTTGGAGCTGTGTTAATGGGAGATAAAAATGAATTTGCCGAATTTAAAACCCTTATAGAAAGTAAAATTGAAATGTCTGAAAAGCGTGATACTTTGTTAAGAGGTGCTTCAAATGATAAACCCGTTATTGGTAAATTAATTTGTTCTTGTAGTCAAGTAGGAGCGGGTAATATAGAAGAAGCTATTGCAGGCGGGTGTACAGATTTTACAGAATTATGTAAACAAACGGGTGCAGGATTAGGTTGTGGAAGTTGTAAAACCGAAGTTAGAGAAATACTTCACAAAGCAAAAACATTAGCATAA
- a CDS encoding MFS transporter: MINIQAQKATKLSLFNLKNVSIRTFWITAISFFMCFFAWFGIVPFMPDVVKDLGLTPDQKWNSIILAVTGTVFARLLIGKLCDKYGPRICYTYLLMLGAIPVVLCGLVQTPTQFLICRLFIGFIGASFVITQVHTSLMFSSNIVGTANATSAGWGNLGGGANRLGMPLIAAAVVSFGVAEAEAWRYAMVIAGVVCFLMGIVYYFFTQDTPKGNFKALRAQGVAIEKKKDEVGFLAVLKDYRIWILFIVYAASFGIELTVYGTMDDYLQNTFQLERLTAGNIVLSFALMNIFARTLGGFFGDRFGKLKGLRGRVLFLSFILCIQGIMLVTFSTTTSIVVGFIFLILFSLSVQMAEGATFSVVPFINKKAIGSISGIVGAGGNVGAFLAALFLKSKSALAEKIAITANEGLGEEAVKLAQSEASAAAVSQGYFVIGFIVVLTGIVALTIKFSTADEKEHAPQLITNENLGELQPAEVKI; encoded by the coding sequence ATGATAAATATTCAAGCACAAAAAGCAACAAAACTATCACTTTTTAACCTAAAAAACGTTTCAATACGTACATTCTGGATAACAGCTATATCATTCTTTATGTGTTTCTTTGCATGGTTTGGTATTGTACCATTTATGCCAGATGTGGTTAAAGATTTAGGGTTAACACCAGATCAAAAATGGAACTCCATTATTCTTGCAGTAACAGGTACTGTTTTTGCACGTTTGCTCATTGGTAAATTATGCGATAAGTACGGACCACGAATTTGTTATACTTATTTGTTAATGTTAGGAGCAATTCCAGTTGTTCTTTGCGGATTGGTTCAAACACCAACTCAATTTTTAATTTGCCGATTATTTATTGGATTCATTGGGGCTTCTTTTGTAATTACTCAAGTCCATACTTCTTTAATGTTTTCATCTAATATAGTAGGTACCGCAAATGCAACATCTGCAGGTTGGGGCAACCTTGGTGGTGGTGCTAATAGATTAGGAATGCCATTAATTGCCGCTGCGGTAGTAAGTTTTGGGGTGGCTGAAGCCGAAGCGTGGCGATATGCTATGGTAATTGCTGGTGTTGTTTGTTTTCTAATGGGTATCGTTTATTATTTCTTTACACAAGATACTCCAAAAGGAAACTTTAAAGCATTAAGAGCACAAGGTGTTGCAATTGAAAAAAAGAAAGATGAAGTTGGTTTTTTAGCAGTACTTAAAGATTATAGAATTTGGATTTTATTTATTGTTTATGCAGCAAGTTTTGGTATTGAATTAACTGTTTATGGAACTATGGATGACTATCTTCAAAATACCTTTCAGTTAGAGCGATTAACAGCTGGTAACATTGTATTATCTTTTGCTTTAATGAATATTTTTGCTAGAACTTTAGGTGGTTTCTTTGGAGACCGCTTTGGTAAACTAAAAGGCTTAAGAGGACGTGTTTTATTCTTGTCGTTTATTTTGTGTATTCAAGGAATTATGTTAGTTACTTTTTCTACAACAACAAGTATTGTGGTAGGTTTTATATTCTTAATATTATTTAGTTTAAGTGTTCAAATGGCAGAAGGAGCAACATTTTCTGTGGTACCTTTTATTAACAAAAAAGCAATTGGTTCTATATCAGGAATTGTAGGAGCAGGAGGTAATGTAGGGGCTTTTTTAGCTGCGTTATTTTTAAAATCAAAATCTGCATTAGCCGAAAAAATAGCTATTACAGCCAATGAAGGATTAGGAGAAGAAGCTGTAAAATTAGCACAATCGGAAGCATCGGCGGCAGCAGTATCGCAAGGGTATTTTGTTATTGGTTTTATAGTTGTACTAACGGGTATTGTGGCATTAACAATTAAGTTTTCTACGGCCGATGAAAAAGAACATGCGCCACAATTAATTACCAATGAAAATTTAGGAGAACTTCAACCTGCAGAAGTAAAAATTTAA